The Algoriphagus sp. TR-M9 genome has a window encoding:
- a CDS encoding M16 family metallopeptidase encodes MILDRSKAPEFKVPEDFELLPPDKHLLSNGSTLYHVQTPGLNAVKIEVIGKGNRASLPVSQTLVPAFTLMLLQEGTHHMTGDELANFFDFHASEVHPITTFGHEGLGLLSTKKHLDQILPAFFSLFTEAIFPEEILAKRKSQKQLSLKLEKEKTSARAGKLFRSSLFGKLHPYGVEPEAEHVQIISQELLKFYYNEMLWQEIEVFVTGDFTATEIKQYCEAFGKLPNRKPIEKVLLPALNTIKGVVEERSNAVQSSIRIGYWSIPKNHPDFIALSVFNTILGGYFGARLIKNIREDKGHTYGIYSNLTEIGDQNYWVIAADVQKEFTQEVIREIYLEIEKLTLEPLSSEELEVVRNYLIGQMLKHFSSSFELIERFRSVHYSGMDLSYFDRKLAYLKSFSSQDMIAIGQKYFSKPPFIEVVVG; translated from the coding sequence ATGATTCTAGACCGATCAAAAGCTCCGGAATTTAAAGTTCCTGAGGATTTTGAACTATTGCCCCCAGATAAACACCTACTCAGCAATGGATCAACACTTTACCACGTTCAGACTCCCGGTCTAAATGCCGTCAAAATAGAAGTCATAGGTAAAGGAAACAGAGCATCCCTGCCGGTTTCGCAAACTTTGGTGCCTGCTTTCACCTTAATGCTTTTGCAGGAGGGCACCCACCATATGACAGGTGATGAGCTGGCAAACTTCTTTGACTTCCATGCGTCAGAAGTGCATCCGATTACCACTTTTGGGCATGAAGGACTTGGACTGCTCAGCACCAAAAAACACCTGGATCAAATATTACCTGCCTTTTTCTCACTCTTCACAGAAGCCATCTTCCCTGAGGAAATTCTGGCAAAAAGAAAATCTCAAAAACAACTGAGCCTAAAGCTGGAAAAGGAAAAAACTTCAGCTAGAGCAGGAAAGCTTTTTCGCAGCTCGCTCTTCGGTAAGCTACATCCCTATGGGGTAGAGCCCGAAGCTGAACATGTGCAGATCATTTCCCAAGAACTGCTTAAGTTTTATTACAATGAAATGCTGTGGCAGGAAATAGAGGTCTTCGTTACCGGAGATTTTACGGCTACGGAAATCAAACAATATTGCGAGGCATTTGGAAAATTACCGAATCGAAAACCTATTGAGAAAGTTTTATTACCGGCGCTGAACACCATTAAAGGTGTAGTAGAAGAGCGCTCAAATGCCGTCCAAAGCAGCATAAGGATTGGCTACTGGTCCATCCCTAAAAACCATCCGGACTTTATCGCCCTCAGTGTGTTCAATACCATTTTAGGAGGATATTTCGGTGCTCGGCTGATCAAAAACATTCGTGAAGACAAAGGACATACCTATGGGATATACTCGAATCTGACCGAAATCGGAGATCAGAATTATTGGGTAATAGCTGCCGACGTTCAGAAGGAATTCACTCAGGAAGTAATCCGGGAAATATACTTGGAAATAGAAAAACTAACACTAGAACCCCTGAGCAGCGAAGAATTGGAAGTGGTGAGAAACTATTTAATCGGGCAAATGCTCAAGCACTTCAGCTCTTCTTTTGAGTTAATCGAAAGATTTCGATCTGTTCACTATTCTGGGATGGATTTATCCTATTTTGACCGAAAACTCGCTTACCTCAAAAGTTTCTCTTCACAGGATATGATTGCCATAGGGCAAAAATACTTCAGCAAACCTCCTTTTATAGAAGTAGTGGTAGGCTAA
- a CDS encoding glycosyltransferase: MSVQGLVSVICIAFNHEKWIEDTLNSVIAQDYQQVELIIVDNGSSDLSSALIQKWKNGAQTKMPVKVFLKTKSEGYCALFNEMLEMVNGEFVIDLSGDDQLLPSHIRQSVSRLNEHSDAAFSFSDAWIVTEQGDKSTFYSRDKAGDLSSAVQDNWLYELLIRRNHICAPTVVIRTELLRQEGGYDASLSYEDFDVQLRLSRKYPAVFSDHIGVVKQKHLASLSATQYQRYQSLMLPSTLQVCRKVQSMNQVASENSALRERVMFELKHALWSANFEVAEGFVHLGTELKISGAKFLIYKLWLWARLDLSALYVRLRG, from the coding sequence ATGTCTGTGCAAGGACTAGTATCAGTAATCTGTATTGCTTTCAATCATGAAAAGTGGATTGAGGATACTTTGAATAGTGTTATAGCGCAGGATTACCAGCAGGTCGAGCTTATCATTGTAGATAATGGAAGTTCCGATCTAAGCTCAGCTTTGATCCAAAAATGGAAGAATGGCGCCCAGACAAAGATGCCCGTAAAGGTGTTTCTCAAAACTAAATCCGAAGGATATTGCGCCTTGTTCAACGAAATGCTGGAAATGGTGAATGGAGAATTTGTCATTGATTTGTCAGGGGATGATCAGTTGTTACCTTCCCATATCAGGCAGTCAGTCTCTCGCCTAAATGAACATTCAGATGCTGCTTTTTCTTTTTCGGATGCATGGATTGTAACAGAGCAAGGAGATAAGTCCACCTTTTATTCCAGAGATAAAGCAGGAGACTTGTCCAGTGCGGTTCAGGACAATTGGCTGTATGAACTGCTGATTCGGCGAAACCATATCTGTGCTCCGACGGTAGTCATTCGTACTGAACTATTGAGGCAAGAAGGAGGATACGATGCCAGTTTGAGCTATGAGGATTTTGATGTACAGTTACGCTTGAGCAGAAAATACCCTGCTGTATTTTCAGATCATATCGGAGTAGTCAAGCAAAAGCACTTAGCTTCCCTCTCAGCTACGCAGTACCAGCGCTATCAGTCTTTAATGCTTCCCAGCACTCTTCAAGTATGTAGAAAAGTGCAGAGTATGAACCAAGTTGCGTCGGAAAACTCAGCTTTGAGAGAGCGGGTCATGTTTGAGCTGAAGCATGCACTTTGGTCTGCAAACTTTGAAGTTGCGGAGGGTTTTGTACATCTGGGTACTGAACTGAAAATCTCAGGAGCGAAATTTTTAATTTATAAACTTTGGCTTTGGGCCAGGTTAGATCTTTCTGCTCTTTACGTTCGATTGCGTGGTTAG
- a CDS encoding Mpo1 family 2-hydroxy fatty acid dioxygenase, whose translation MRKIDALFQEYGMSHQNSTNKMIHWVCVPAIFFSIVGLIFSIPAEPLVELMPFLGNFANWATVTLFLVLIYYLTLSMPITLGMLFFSAMCLALANFIQLIFPGKLWLISLAIFIISWFLQFYGHKIEGKKPTFLRDLQFLLIGPAWLMHFIYRRLGLSY comes from the coding sequence ATGAGAAAAATAGATGCATTGTTCCAAGAGTACGGCATGAGCCACCAAAACTCCACTAACAAAATGATTCATTGGGTATGTGTACCGGCTATATTCTTTAGCATCGTGGGACTGATCTTCAGTATCCCGGCGGAGCCCTTGGTAGAGTTAATGCCCTTCCTTGGAAACTTTGCAAATTGGGCCACAGTCACCCTATTTTTGGTATTGATCTACTACCTCACACTTTCTATGCCCATCACTTTGGGTATGCTCTTTTTCTCAGCCATGTGCCTGGCTTTGGCGAATTTCATCCAGCTGATTTTCCCTGGGAAACTTTGGCTGATTTCGCTGGCCATATTTATCATTTCTTGGTTTTTGCAGTTTTATGGACATAAAATAGAAGGCAAAAAGCCTACTTTTTTGCGGGATCTACAATTCCTTTTGATAGGGCCTGCATGGCTCATGCATTTTATTTACCGCAGGTTAGGGCTATCCTATTGA
- a CDS encoding IMPACT family protein codes for MPDPGQDSNFDDSFLTLARSSEGLYKDKGSKFYFFAFPVQDEQEIKDLLADLRKKYYDARHHCFAWVLGKEGLDYRANDDGEPNHSAGDPILGQIRSNQLTDILIVVVRYFGGTKLGMGGLIQAYKTSAAMAIEANEIIEKQVKIRIQVQFPYPQMNEVMKLVKTHDLDIIAQEMTLDCQMSLEFRQGLEQRVTQALEDIEGLELSTA; via the coding sequence ATGCCAGATCCAGGTCAGGATTCCAATTTTGACGATAGTTTCTTAACCCTCGCCCGTAGCAGCGAAGGCCTGTATAAAGACAAAGGGAGTAAGTTTTATTTTTTTGCTTTCCCTGTACAAGACGAGCAGGAAATCAAGGACCTCCTCGCTGATTTACGCAAGAAATACTACGATGCCCGCCACCATTGCTTTGCCTGGGTGCTAGGGAAAGAGGGGCTTGATTATCGGGCAAACGACGATGGGGAACCTAACCACTCCGCTGGAGACCCAATACTAGGCCAGATAAGATCCAATCAACTTACAGATATTCTAATCGTAGTGGTGCGGTATTTTGGAGGAACCAAGCTAGGCATGGGCGGCCTGATTCAAGCTTACAAAACCTCTGCTGCCATGGCCATTGAAGCAAATGAAATCATAGAAAAACAGGTCAAAATTCGGATTCAGGTGCAGTTTCCCTATCCTCAAATGAACGAAGTAATGAAGCTGGTCAAAACCCATGATCTGGATATCATAGCTCAGGAAATGACCTTAGACTGCCAGATGAGCCTGGAATTTCGTCAAGGTTTGGAGCAAAGGGTGACTCAAGCTTTGGAAGACATTGAAGGTCTGGAGCTTTCTACTGCTTAA
- a CDS encoding patatin-like phospholipase family protein, producing MWTKIWYSFPVQLLLLHLKKNLGLVLIWVVLAGVVLELFGVMLGIPFLFLDPEYLHQVSWGSFFLMGVGLAVLTMAFHMSTYIMDGKHFPFLAVVNKPFIHYCINNAAIPLAFYTIYVIRFVSFQLQNDLPDNWLVWYYFLGFLGGSILSFSIIFAYFAFTNKDFFILFAGTVDKQLRKARLTRANVISQYKELKTQKYKVLYYLNIHLKPEKVRPDISRFEGTKLLRVFDQNHLNLFLIQVFLILFVLFLGFFKENPYLQLPAAMSSTLLLAILIMLVGALSFWLRRWATFAVIAFLVLLNYFSNFSFFNRPHAAFGLDYSVPAAKYSLDQMDSLLTPEIVEADKANVVEILENWRAKFSEASNPKLVMVAASGGGQRASLWTLKVLQSIYAINDAEVIKHTELFTGASGGVLGQAIFREIYLRSLTDSAVNPMDAKYLDQISADNLNPIIFTLLVNDLLIRTQHFHYNGRDYLKDRGYAFENQLNENTEGILDKPLSAYRKPEYAGAIPLLPVTTLITNDGRKLVISPHSMSFFGTSMQGKSGKDEKKQTIDFLRFFHEQDSENLRFLSALRMSATFPFVTPTIQLPSDPVMETMDTGISDNFGVQDALRFMYVFQDWIRENTDGVVLVTIRDSEKATEISPSMPPRIFEKVFTPLRNIYRNWDNIQTIQNEVLFNYMAESMLFDLERVEFEYAPEKVQVEKLTESQETMQRASLNWRLTAREKKSILESMFTLKNQAALQRLEELFPLPSSDSTSTQSAQ from the coding sequence ATGTGGACTAAAATCTGGTACAGTTTCCCAGTTCAACTACTATTACTTCACCTGAAGAAAAATCTAGGTTTGGTTTTGATTTGGGTCGTTCTCGCTGGAGTTGTTCTGGAACTATTTGGGGTGATGCTCGGCATTCCTTTTCTTTTTTTGGATCCGGAGTACCTCCATCAAGTTTCTTGGGGCAGTTTTTTTCTGATGGGAGTGGGCTTGGCCGTGCTGACTATGGCTTTTCATATGTCCACCTATATTATGGATGGGAAGCACTTTCCATTTTTGGCGGTGGTGAACAAGCCATTTATCCATTACTGTATCAATAACGCAGCGATTCCTTTAGCTTTTTACACGATCTATGTCATCCGATTCGTAAGTTTTCAGCTACAAAATGACCTTCCGGATAATTGGCTGGTGTGGTATTATTTTCTGGGTTTCTTAGGGGGAAGCATCCTGAGTTTCTCCATCATATTTGCTTATTTCGCTTTCACTAACAAGGACTTTTTCATACTCTTTGCAGGTACCGTGGATAAGCAGCTGCGCAAAGCAAGACTGACCAGAGCCAATGTGATCAGCCAATATAAAGAGCTGAAAACTCAGAAATATAAAGTCCTTTATTACCTGAATATCCATTTAAAACCAGAAAAAGTACGTCCTGATATTTCAAGATTTGAGGGGACTAAGCTGCTGAGAGTTTTTGATCAGAATCATCTCAATTTATTTCTAATTCAGGTTTTTCTGATCTTGTTCGTGTTGTTTCTCGGTTTTTTCAAAGAGAATCCCTACCTGCAGCTGCCGGCAGCCATGAGCTCCACTTTGCTACTGGCGATTCTCATCATGCTGGTAGGAGCTTTGAGTTTTTGGTTAAGGCGATGGGCGACCTTTGCGGTGATCGCTTTTTTAGTACTGTTGAATTACTTCAGCAATTTTAGCTTTTTCAATCGTCCTCATGCGGCTTTCGGGCTAGACTATAGTGTTCCCGCCGCAAAATACAGTTTGGATCAAATGGACTCTTTGCTGACTCCTGAAATTGTGGAAGCAGACAAGGCAAATGTTGTTGAAATATTGGAAAATTGGCGGGCTAAGTTTTCTGAAGCAAGTAATCCGAAACTGGTCATGGTGGCCGCGAGTGGAGGGGGGCAGCGGGCATCGTTGTGGACTCTTAAAGTGCTGCAAAGCATCTATGCTATCAATGATGCGGAGGTGATCAAGCATACAGAGTTGTTTACGGGTGCCTCTGGAGGTGTTTTGGGGCAGGCGATTTTTCGTGAAATTTACCTCAGGTCACTCACCGATAGTGCTGTGAATCCAATGGATGCCAAATATCTGGACCAGATCTCAGCAGATAATCTCAACCCTATTATTTTCACGCTGCTGGTGAACGACCTATTGATTAGAACCCAGCATTTCCACTACAATGGCAGAGATTACCTGAAAGACAGGGGATATGCTTTTGAAAATCAATTGAATGAAAATACAGAGGGCATCTTGGATAAACCCCTGTCCGCCTATCGTAAGCCTGAATATGCAGGGGCTATTCCTTTGCTTCCTGTGACTACTTTGATTACCAATGATGGAAGGAAACTGGTGATATCTCCGCACTCTATGTCTTTTTTTGGGACTTCTATGCAGGGTAAATCGGGTAAGGATGAGAAAAAACAAACCATAGATTTCCTGCGATTTTTCCATGAACAGGATTCCGAAAACCTGCGCTTCCTTTCAGCCCTGAGGATGAGCGCGACTTTTCCATTTGTCACTCCCACTATTCAGCTTCCTTCAGACCCGGTCATGGAGACCATGGATACCGGTATTTCTGACAATTTCGGCGTTCAGGATGCATTGAGGTTTATGTATGTGTTTCAGGATTGGATCCGGGAAAACACGGATGGGGTGGTGCTGGTCACTATCCGAGACTCTGAAAAGGCCACTGAAATCTCTCCGAGTATGCCACCCCGGATTTTTGAGAAGGTGTTTACACCCCTGCGGAATATTTATCGTAACTGGGATAATATTCAGACAATTCAGAACGAGGTGCTTTTCAATTATATGGCAGAGTCCATGCTTTTTGATTTGGAGCGCGTGGAGTTTGAATATGCTCCGGAAAAAGTACAGGTGGAAAAGCTCACTGAGAGTCAAGAAACCATGCAAAGGGCTTCCCTCAACTGGAGATTGACAGCAAGGGAAAAGAAATCGATATTGGAAAGTATGTTTACGCTGAAAAACCAAGCTGCGCTACAGCGGCTGGAAGAACTGTTTCCTTTGCCTAGTTCAGATTCGACTAGCACGCAAAGCGCTCAATAG
- a CDS encoding NAD(P)/FAD-dependent oxidoreductase produces MLSYWEKKHFFNYDLIVVGAGFVGLSTAIHFQKKHPEAKVVVLERGVLPTGASTKNAGFACFGSLTEILDDLKSMTQDEVLDLVRRRYRGLEAIRKEFGDKGIGYKHTYGFELLDRVLISDLDQLEGVNSMLRVLFKEDVFSKVKKVAHFGFSPHIEAIVKNKFEGELDPGTYLDSLWKKAQKSGVKILTGITVEAIQDSQGFAIAKDGAGEKLEFSGQKIAVCTNAFSKKLLPELDLEPGRGLVLLSKPLEFEIPWKGTFHMDKGYVYFRQIDGRLLLGGARNLDFGGERTLDFAVNEQIRTHLQQLANEVVFPGKSLEWEMQWTGIMAFGSSKTPLIQPVGTKTAIAVRLGGMGVAVGYEVGRELSGILGKM; encoded by the coding sequence ATGTTGAGTTATTGGGAAAAAAAGCATTTTTTCAACTATGACCTGATTGTCGTTGGGGCAGGCTTTGTAGGGCTGTCCACGGCGATTCATTTTCAGAAAAAACATCCAGAAGCCAAGGTGGTTGTGCTGGAGCGCGGGGTATTGCCTACTGGAGCGAGCACCAAAAATGCCGGGTTTGCCTGTTTTGGGAGTTTAACTGAGATTTTGGATGATTTAAAAAGCATGACCCAGGACGAGGTACTTGATTTGGTGAGGAGAAGGTATAGGGGACTTGAGGCTATCCGGAAGGAATTTGGAGACAAGGGAATAGGGTATAAGCATACTTACGGTTTTGAACTCTTGGACCGGGTGTTGATCTCAGATCTAGACCAACTGGAAGGAGTGAATAGCATGCTCAGAGTTCTATTTAAAGAGGATGTTTTTTCAAAGGTTAAAAAGGTGGCTCATTTTGGGTTTTCTCCTCATATAGAGGCTATTGTAAAAAATAAGTTTGAGGGTGAACTGGATCCGGGTACGTACCTGGATTCACTTTGGAAGAAAGCCCAAAAAAGTGGGGTCAAAATTTTGACTGGGATTACTGTAGAAGCAATTCAGGATAGTCAAGGCTTTGCGATTGCCAAAGATGGAGCAGGGGAAAAGCTGGAGTTTTCAGGGCAGAAAATAGCAGTTTGCACCAATGCCTTTAGTAAGAAACTCCTGCCTGAGTTGGACCTGGAGCCAGGAAGGGGATTGGTGTTGCTAAGCAAACCATTGGAATTTGAGATTCCATGGAAAGGGACTTTTCACATGGATAAGGGCTATGTTTATTTTAGACAAATAGATGGAAGGCTGCTTTTGGGCGGAGCCCGCAATCTAGATTTTGGGGGAGAAAGAACTTTGGATTTTGCTGTGAATGAACAAATTAGAACTCACCTACAGCAGCTGGCAAATGAAGTGGTTTTTCCCGGGAAATCTCTGGAATGGGAGATGCAATGGACGGGGATCATGGCATTTGGTAGCTCGAAAACTCCTTTGATCCAGCCTGTTGGCACTAAAACAGCCATAGCTGTACGGCTGGGAGGAATGGGGGTAGCTGTGGGCTATGAGGTGGGCCGGGAACTGTCAGGGATTTTAGGCAAAATGTAA
- the nhaC gene encoding Na+/H+ antiporter NhaC has protein sequence MKGFTRSPKVVDALIPLIFLIVLLVLNIQVFGTDGLAGSNQIVLILSSMVAALVAIFRLGYNWQTLQDGMIKSISAAMSSILILFLIGALAGTWLLSGIVPAMIYYGLQILSPGIFLVAACIVSAIVSVSTGSSWTTVATVGVALLGIGKALGFEEGIIAGAIISGAYFGDKMSPLSDTTNLAPAMAGTDLFTHIRYMARTTVPSIVITLIIFIVIGMNYESNGTVNEVQAISAVILEKFNVTGWLFIVPVLVIVMIVRKVPAIPALLTGALLGGVFAVIFQPDIIRIIAAEEASFAYQSFKAVMMSLYGEISIATSNDVVNELLITSGMGGMMNTIWLIIAAMVFGGIMEESGMLRVLAEAVIARVHRVGSLIASTVATCVFFNITTSDQYLAILVPGRMYADVYKKRGLKPENLSRTLEDSGTVTSVLVPWNTCGATQASVLGVATLVYAPYCFFNIISPFMTILYGYFKIGLTYYDDIEEEQVA, from the coding sequence ATGAAAGGTTTCACCCGCTCCCCAAAAGTAGTAGATGCTTTAATACCTTTGATTTTTTTGATCGTTCTATTAGTTCTGAATATTCAGGTTTTTGGGACAGATGGACTTGCCGGTTCCAATCAGATAGTACTCATTCTTTCTTCTATGGTCGCAGCACTGGTGGCCATATTTCGATTAGGGTACAACTGGCAAACCTTACAGGACGGCATGATCAAAAGTATCTCGGCAGCGATGTCCAGTATTTTGATCTTGTTTTTGATAGGAGCACTGGCAGGTACTTGGCTGCTGAGCGGGATTGTTCCGGCTATGATATATTACGGACTTCAGATACTAAGCCCGGGGATTTTCTTGGTGGCGGCATGTATAGTGAGTGCCATAGTTTCTGTCTCCACGGGGAGTAGCTGGACTACCGTAGCTACGGTAGGTGTGGCCTTACTGGGAATAGGCAAAGCTTTGGGGTTCGAAGAAGGAATTATAGCTGGAGCGATTATTTCCGGAGCGTATTTTGGAGATAAAATGTCACCGCTTTCCGATACCACCAATTTGGCTCCGGCGATGGCCGGTACGGATTTATTTACGCACATTCGATACATGGCCAGGACTACAGTGCCTTCCATTGTGATTACCTTAATCATATTTATTGTGATAGGGATGAATTATGAGAGCAATGGCACTGTGAATGAAGTTCAGGCCATATCAGCAGTGATTTTGGAGAAGTTCAATGTCACAGGTTGGCTATTTATTGTACCTGTTCTGGTGATAGTAATGATTGTGAGAAAGGTGCCTGCGATTCCGGCATTGCTTACAGGAGCACTACTGGGCGGTGTATTTGCAGTTATTTTTCAGCCAGACATCATCAGGATTATAGCTGCTGAGGAGGCTTCCTTTGCCTATCAAAGTTTCAAAGCTGTCATGATGTCCTTATATGGAGAGATCAGTATTGCTACCTCCAATGATGTGGTGAATGAATTGCTGATTACCAGTGGAATGGGCGGGATGATGAATACCATCTGGTTGATTATAGCAGCTATGGTCTTTGGAGGAATAATGGAGGAGAGCGGTATGCTTAGGGTGCTGGCAGAGGCGGTGATTGCTAGAGTTCATAGAGTCGGCTCCCTGATCGCTTCTACAGTAGCCACCTGTGTGTTTTTCAACATCACTACCTCTGATCAATATTTGGCGATATTGGTACCTGGGAGAATGTATGCCGATGTCTATAAAAAGCGGGGATTGAAGCCGGAGAATCTCAGCAGGACTTTGGAAGACTCTGGGACAGTCACCTCGGTGCTAGTGCCCTGGAATACCTGTGGAGCTACCCAGGCGTCTGTGTTGGGAGTCGCTACCTTGGTGTACGCTCCCTATTGCTTTTTTAATATCATCAGTCCATTTATGACCATTTTATATGGGTATTTTAAAATAGGACTCACTTATTACGACGACATAGAGGAAGAACAAGTAGCATGA
- the porV gene encoding type IX secretion system outer membrane channel protein PorV: MKKMAIWNRKNLLLAVFSLATFTVHAQNSVVISGQDPDRRVITTAVPFLNFAPDSRHSAMGDAGVATSPDANSAHWNAGQMAFIEEKMGFSLSYSPWLGKLVNDMSLSYLTGVFKIDEVSAFGFDLRYFNMGDIILTDGFGNELGEFNPRDIAIGGTYSRKLSSYLGLGISARFIYSNLSGNISSVGGSEARAGISVGTDVGLYYSKPVFAGAKDANFSWGLSISNIGPKITYNSADDLDYIPTNLKVGTAYSIDLDPVNTLTFALDLNKLLVPTPPIYATNEDGTLETDENGNLVIEEGKDPNRPLISGMFGSLADAPGGFSEEIQEIMVSFGVEYSYNDVLAVRTGYFYENENKGGRKYFTMGVGLDLKRLGFDFSYLVPQKQNHPLAETLRFSLLYTIPNE; encoded by the coding sequence ATGAAAAAAATGGCCATTTGGAATAGGAAAAACTTACTTCTTGCAGTTTTCAGCCTGGCTACTTTTACAGTACATGCACAAAACAGTGTGGTCATTTCAGGACAAGATCCTGATAGACGTGTAATAACTACGGCCGTACCATTCCTGAATTTTGCCCCTGACTCCCGACATTCTGCTATGGGAGATGCTGGAGTAGCCACGTCACCAGATGCCAATTCAGCACACTGGAATGCCGGTCAGATGGCCTTCATCGAGGAAAAAATGGGCTTTTCGCTCAGCTATTCTCCTTGGCTGGGCAAACTCGTCAATGACATGTCCTTAAGCTACCTGACAGGTGTGTTCAAGATCGATGAGGTTTCAGCTTTTGGTTTTGATCTTCGGTATTTCAATATGGGGGACATCATACTTACCGATGGATTTGGCAATGAACTGGGAGAATTCAACCCACGGGATATTGCGATTGGAGGAACCTACTCCAGAAAATTATCTTCCTATTTAGGCTTAGGTATTTCTGCCAGATTTATTTATTCCAATCTTTCTGGGAATATTTCCTCCGTAGGAGGCAGTGAAGCCAGAGCAGGAATCAGCGTAGGAACAGATGTGGGATTATATTATTCCAAGCCGGTTTTTGCAGGAGCTAAGGATGCAAACTTTTCCTGGGGACTGAGCATATCCAATATTGGCCCGAAGATCACCTATAATTCCGCCGATGATCTGGATTACATTCCCACTAATTTAAAAGTAGGTACCGCTTATTCCATTGACTTGGATCCGGTGAACACACTTACTTTTGCATTGGACCTGAATAAGCTATTGGTTCCCACTCCACCGATTTATGCCACCAATGAAGATGGGACGCTGGAAACTGACGAAAACGGCAACTTAGTAATCGAGGAAGGCAAAGATCCAAACAGACCGCTAATATCAGGCATGTTCGGCTCCTTGGCAGATGCTCCTGGAGGATTTTCAGAGGAAATTCAAGAAATCATGGTTTCCTTCGGGGTGGAATATTCCTATAATGATGTGCTGGCTGTACGGACCGGATATTTTTATGAAAATGAAAACAAAGGGGGAAGAAAGTATTTCACTATGGGCGTAGGTTTAGACCTCAAGCGTCTTGGCTTCGACTTTTCATACCTCGTCCCTCAAAAGCAAAATCACCCATTAGCTGAGACATTGCGATTCTCACTGCTGTACACGATTCCAAACGAATAA
- a CDS encoding 3'-5' exonuclease: MIKLKITKEEVNELPLGKFEGEMFLIDKVEDVEEVAEFLVQQRTLGFDTETKPAFRKGVINQVALLQLSTPTQAFLFRLNEIGFPDAIRNILEKESIVKVGAAVHDDIKGLAKLTDSFYANSFFDLNDELKKVGFENIGVRNLCAMVLGIRISKSEQVSNWEADTLTIKQQRYAATDAWSCLEIFHKLKAEGYLDELFKQ; the protein is encoded by the coding sequence ATGATTAAGTTAAAGATCACAAAAGAGGAAGTGAATGAGCTCCCCTTGGGGAAATTTGAAGGGGAAATGTTCCTCATTGATAAAGTAGAAGATGTGGAGGAGGTGGCTGAGTTCCTGGTTCAGCAGCGGACTTTGGGATTTGATACGGAGACCAAACCGGCTTTTCGCAAAGGAGTGATCAACCAGGTAGCCTTACTTCAGCTATCTACCCCCACCCAGGCATTCTTATTTAGGCTGAATGAAATCGGGTTTCCGGATGCTATCAGGAATATTTTGGAGAAAGAGTCCATAGTGAAGGTAGGTGCGGCCGTTCATGATGATATTAAAGGATTGGCTAAACTGACGGATTCCTTTTATGCCAATTCCTTCTTCGACCTCAATGATGAGCTGAAAAAAGTAGGTTTTGAAAATATAGGGGTGAGAAATCTATGTGCAATGGTGCTGGGAATTCGTATCTCGAAGTCTGAGCAGGTTTCCAACTGGGAAGCAGATACCCTCACTATCAAGCAGCAACGCTACGCAGCTACAGATGCCTGGAGCTGTTTGGAAATCTTTCATAAGCTCAAAGCAGAAGGATATTTGGATGAGCTGTTTAAGCAGTAG
- a CDS encoding sugar 3,4-ketoisomerase, translating into METTTANSPYQFTLPGHANASGSLSFWENSSLFPEGIQRCFWISKVKEGETRGNHAHWQEAQVIVAMAGTIELELTNVLGQIFHFKLDSPEKGVFIPPLTWLVARFSPEAVLMGMSDRVFSEDDYIRDQNYFAELQKRYK; encoded by the coding sequence GTGGAGACCACAACTGCAAATTCACCATATCAATTCACCCTTCCCGGCCACGCCAATGCCAGTGGAAGTCTCTCCTTTTGGGAAAACTCTTCTCTGTTTCCCGAGGGGATTCAGCGTTGTTTTTGGATTTCTAAAGTGAAGGAAGGCGAGACTAGGGGGAATCATGCCCACTGGCAGGAAGCACAGGTGATCGTGGCTATGGCGGGCACTATAGAACTGGAACTGACCAATGTGCTGGGCCAGATTTTTCATTTTAAGTTGGATTCTCCAGAGAAAGGGGTTTTTATTCCTCCATTGACCTGGTTAGTGGCTAGATTTTCTCCAGAGGCAGTCCTGATGGGAATGTCTGATCGGGTCTTTTCGGAAGACGATTACATACGAGATCAAAACTATTTTGCAGAGCTTCAAAAACGATACAAATGA